One part of the Mailhella massiliensis genome encodes these proteins:
- a CDS encoding YbaB/EbfC family nucleoid-associated protein yields MKNMNDLLRQAQVMQNKIAKLQQEMAEKDVEASAGGGMVKVVMNGRQEMKSITIDKAIMESGDTEMLQDLVITAVNEAVRIGRANLEREMANISGGIHLPGMF; encoded by the coding sequence ATGAAGAACATGAACGACCTGCTGCGCCAGGCTCAGGTGATGCAGAACAAGATCGCGAAACTCCAGCAGGAAATGGCTGAAAAGGACGTGGAAGCTTCCGCCGGCGGCGGCATGGTGAAGGTGGTCATGAACGGCCGCCAGGAAATGAAGTCCATCACCATCGACAAGGCCATCATGGAAAGCGGCGACACGGAAATGCTTCAGGATCTTGTGATCACTGCGGTGAACGAGGCCGTGCGCATCGGCCGCGCCAACCTCGAAAGGGAAATGGCCAATATTTCCGGCGGAATTCATCTGCCCGGCATGTTCTAG
- a CDS encoding TRAP transporter permease → METAKNNVVRILMVGVALIMALYHLVYTQWMLIGPIQHQNLHYMMALVLVFLWAFTRQKSTFGKAVVVLLIALSIYATAYMFLNYSGLQEERGPMLDLTGQDMFVGVLLVGLGIEASRRSFGWVFPIVAMCFIAYAVFGHYLPGPLQSPNIGIDELLVSYGLDLSGGIYGQVLGISANYIFLFVLFGSLLGATGAARFFNQVGMLTGSKLDGGPAITAVVSSALMGSVTGSVMANVAATGAFTIPLMKKVGYKSYQAGAIEAAASSGGQIMPPVMGATAFVMAELAEVPYVTVMAAALIPSLLYFLSVGLYAQFQAKRLGIRMDPSDIAAFSLRAFIHDAPIFVLPLLAIIALLVMGYSPMFTIFWAMMLLLVLNIIDIVTSKKYDQLKSILPAFIDGAVTGAKIGVTCAVLGPIMTTVTKTLLGIKIPQLIVMWSHGSIPIALFITMCVCLILGMGVPTLAAYLLVSMVGIPVLVNMGVDPFAAHMFVFVFACFSCLTPPIALAALPAAGIAESSYMRTALEASMVGAVGFAIPYLVVGRPALMLGQGPLAETLIVSVVGVFTVIAFCMMITGYGLRILNVAERWGLAVVVALCGIWIALGHIQFLIAGIAIFVALTLIQLRGRKKAAA, encoded by the coding sequence ATGGAAACGGCAAAGAACAACGTGGTACGCATCCTTATGGTAGGGGTGGCGCTCATCATGGCGCTGTACCATCTTGTATATACGCAGTGGATGCTCATAGGCCCCATCCAGCACCAGAACCTGCACTACATGATGGCTCTCGTGCTGGTATTCCTGTGGGCGTTTACCAGACAGAAATCCACGTTCGGCAAAGCCGTCGTTGTGCTGCTCATCGCGCTGTCCATCTATGCCACAGCCTACATGTTTCTGAACTACAGCGGCTTGCAGGAAGAACGTGGCCCCATGCTGGATCTCACAGGTCAGGACATGTTCGTAGGCGTCCTGCTGGTCGGTCTGGGTATTGAAGCCTCCCGGCGCTCCTTCGGATGGGTTTTCCCCATCGTCGCCATGTGCTTCATCGCCTACGCCGTGTTCGGTCATTATCTGCCCGGCCCGCTGCAGTCCCCCAATATCGGCATCGATGAACTGCTCGTCAGCTACGGTCTGGATCTGTCCGGCGGCATCTACGGCCAGGTGCTCGGCATCAGCGCAAACTATATCTTCCTTTTCGTGCTCTTCGGCAGCCTGCTCGGAGCTACCGGCGCGGCCCGCTTCTTCAACCAGGTAGGTATGCTCACCGGCAGCAAGCTCGACGGCGGTCCCGCCATCACCGCCGTGGTCTCCAGCGCCCTCATGGGCTCCGTAACCGGTAGCGTCATGGCCAACGTGGCCGCGACCGGCGCGTTCACCATTCCCCTTATGAAGAAGGTGGGCTACAAGTCCTATCAGGCCGGCGCCATTGAAGCCGCCGCATCCTCCGGCGGGCAGATCATGCCCCCCGTCATGGGTGCCACCGCCTTCGTCATGGCCGAACTTGCGGAAGTACCCTACGTCACTGTCATGGCTGCCGCGCTCATTCCGTCTCTTCTGTACTTCCTCTCCGTAGGTCTCTACGCCCAGTTCCAGGCAAAGCGTCTCGGCATCCGCATGGATCCCAGCGACATCGCCGCCTTCTCCCTGCGCGCGTTCATCCACGACGCCCCCATTTTCGTGCTTCCCCTGCTGGCCATCATCGCTCTGCTGGTCATGGGGTACAGCCCCATGTTCACCATCTTCTGGGCCATGATGCTTCTGCTCGTGCTCAACATCATCGACATCGTCACTTCCAAAAAATACGATCAACTCAAGAGCATCCTTCCCGCCTTTATCGACGGTGCGGTCACCGGCGCCAAGATCGGCGTCACCTGCGCCGTGCTTGGTCCCATCATGACCACCGTGACCAAGACGCTGCTCGGCATCAAGATTCCCCAGCTCATCGTCATGTGGTCCCACGGCAGCATTCCCATTGCGCTGTTCATCACCATGTGCGTGTGCCTGATCCTCGGCATGGGCGTTCCCACTCTGGCTGCTTACCTGCTCGTTTCCATGGTCGGCATTCCGGTTCTCGTCAACATGGGCGTAGACCCCTTCGCAGCCCACATGTTCGTCTTTGTGTTCGCCTGTTTCTCCTGCCTTACGCCGCCCATCGCCCTCGCTGCTCTGCCTGCCGCCGGTATCGCTGAGTCGTCCTATATGAGAACGGCGCTCGAGGCCTCCATGGTCGGGGCAGTGGGCTTCGCCATCCCCTACCTCGTGGTGGGCCGTCCTGCCCTCATGCTCGGACAGGGACCGCTTGCCGAAACGTTGATCGTCTCTGTCGTAGGCGTGTTCACCGTCATCGCCTTCTGCATGATGATCACCGGTTACGGGCTGCGCATACTCAACGTCGCCGAACGCTGGGGCCTCGCCGTGGTAGTCGCCCTGTGCGGCATCTGGATTGCCCTGGGGCACATTCAGTTCCTTATCGCCGGCATCGCCATCTTCGTCGCGCTCACCCTCATCCAGCTGCGCGGACGCAAAAAGGCAGCGGCTTAA
- the dnaX gene encoding DNA polymerase III subunit gamma/tau, whose protein sequence is MAANASLAALYRPQTFAEVVGQDMVKSILSRAAREDRVAPAYLLSGTRGVGKTTIARIFAKALNCEHAPTGEPCNQCEACRRITQGNFVDVVEIDGASNRGIDDIRRLRDAVGYAPLEGRYKVFIIDEAHMLTKEAFNALLKTLEEPPARVTFIMATTEQHKFPVTIISRCQHFVFRQIPEAVLEEHICDILHREGREFESEAARLIARRAAGSVRDSMSLLGQVLALGCAPGEPLTAQQAREVLGLAGREVMDHLLDALAAQDAAGIAALVRELLSQGADMGFFLRELCSLWRNLFLIRQAGAGAVRELSLPEAEEKRLTAAASRFTLTYIHAAWQMTLDSQRRILTSLEPSAGLELLLLNLAMLPRLLPLEELGALPPVPSAPGAASAPVIPASSSAFSAPAPSAVSASGEVSSSVPGESFAVEASSPSVEAEAVSVVPAPPAKAEKCPAPEWRSRPSPVQQPAPAQPSASVRGLTEEPKTVETQALEARGQAEDWKDIPVDASLPWEGFLETCRDNRDIPLPMLRQVTGEVRGDWLVLQALSQVIGQQLRRKEKLQVLEQLAAAWAGRPLRIAFRPPQKIVRTEAELKEEIQQHPVIRKFQEAYDARLVRCTPINR, encoded by the coding sequence ATGGCAGCAAACGCTTCCCTCGCGGCCCTTTACCGGCCGCAGACCTTTGCCGAGGTGGTCGGGCAGGACATGGTGAAATCCATCCTTTCCCGCGCCGCGCGCGAAGACCGTGTGGCTCCGGCCTATCTTCTCAGCGGCACGCGCGGGGTAGGCAAGACCACCATCGCCCGCATTTTCGCCAAGGCGCTGAACTGTGAGCATGCACCCACGGGAGAACCCTGCAATCAGTGCGAAGCCTGCCGCCGCATCACGCAGGGAAACTTCGTGGACGTGGTGGAAATCGACGGTGCGTCCAACCGCGGCATCGACGACATCCGCCGCCTGCGCGACGCCGTGGGGTATGCGCCTCTGGAAGGCCGCTACAAGGTCTTCATCATCGACGAGGCGCACATGCTCACCAAGGAGGCCTTCAACGCCCTTTTGAAAACCCTGGAAGAGCCGCCCGCCCGCGTGACCTTCATCATGGCCACCACGGAGCAGCACAAGTTTCCGGTGACCATCATCAGCCGCTGCCAGCATTTCGTGTTCCGGCAGATTCCCGAAGCCGTGCTGGAAGAGCATATCTGCGACATTCTGCACCGTGAGGGCCGCGAGTTCGAGTCGGAAGCCGCCCGTCTCATCGCCCGCCGTGCGGCGGGAAGCGTGCGCGATTCCATGTCTCTGCTCGGACAGGTGCTGGCGCTCGGCTGCGCTCCCGGCGAACCGCTTACGGCGCAGCAGGCCCGCGAGGTGCTGGGCCTTGCCGGGCGGGAAGTGATGGATCATCTGCTCGACGCCCTTGCCGCGCAGGATGCGGCGGGCATCGCCGCCCTGGTGCGGGAACTGCTTTCCCAGGGGGCGGACATGGGCTTTTTCCTGCGGGAACTGTGCTCCCTTTGGCGCAACCTTTTCCTCATCCGTCAGGCCGGAGCCGGAGCAGTCCGGGAACTCAGCCTGCCGGAAGCGGAAGAGAAGCGGCTCACCGCCGCAGCCTCGCGCTTCACGCTGACCTACATTCACGCCGCATGGCAGATGACGCTCGATTCCCAGCGCCGTATTCTCACCAGCCTTGAACCTTCCGCCGGCCTTGAGCTTCTGCTTCTGAATCTGGCCATGCTTCCGCGCCTGCTTCCTCTGGAAGAACTGGGCGCGCTGCCTCCGGTGCCGTCTGCTCCGGGAGCTGCTTCCGCTCCTGTGATTCCGGCGTCTTCCTCCGCGTTTTCCGCACCGGCGCCCTCCGCCGTTTCCGCGTCAGGGGAGGTGTCTTCTTCCGTGCCGGGGGAGTCGTTTGCCGTTGAGGCTTCTTCCCCTTCCGTTGAGGCGGAGGCGGTTTCCGTCGTCCCTGCGCCTCCGGCGAAGGCGGAAAAGTGCCCTGCCCCGGAGTGGCGGAGCCGCCCTTCTCCCGTGCAGCAGCCTGCACCGGCGCAGCCTTCCGCGTCCGTCCGAGGCTTGACGGAGGAGCCTAAAACTGTTGAAACTCAGGCCCTGGAAGCCCGGGGGCAGGCGGAAGACTGGAAGGATATTCCCGTGGACGCCTCTCTCCCGTGGGAGGGTTTTCTGGAAACATGCAGGGACAACCGCGACATTCCCCTTCCCATGCTCCGGCAGGTGACGGGCGAGGTGCGCGGCGACTGGCTTGTCCTGCAGGCCCTTTCCCAGGTCATAGGGCAGCAGCTCAGACGCAAGGAAAAGCTTCAGGTGCTGGAGCAGCTTGCCGCCGCCTGGGCGGGCAGACCTCTGCGCATAGCCTTCCGTCCTCCGCAGAAAATCGTGCGTACCGAGGCGGAGCTGAAGGAAGAAATTCAGCAGCACCCCGTCATCAGGAAGTTTCAGGAAGCTTACGACGCCAGACTGGTGCGCTGCACCCCCATCAACCGTTAA
- a CDS encoding IS5 family transposase (programmed frameshift), producing the protein MKELFYLSHEQIARIKRYFPRSHGIPRVDDRRVVSGIIYVIKHGLQWKDAPREYGPYKTLYNRFIRWSRLGVFNRIFAELVEQNGSTTRLMIDATHLKAHRTAASLLKKGAFSRCIGRTKGGLNSKLHAVCNAFGQPLAFHLSGGQVSDYKGAAVLLDTLPQAGELLADRGYDADWFRHALSRKGITPCIPGRHSRKTPVAYDKEVYKQRHKIEIMFGRLKDWRRIAMRYDRCAHTFFSAICLAAIVIFYI; encoded by the exons ATGAAGGAACTTTTTTATCTTTCTCATGAACAGATTGCTCGTATCAAACGCTACTTTCCTCGTTCCCATGGCATTCCGAGAGTCGATGACAGGCGTGTCGTCAGCGGCATTATCTATGTCATCAAGCACGGCCTGCAATGGAAAGATGCTCCGCGCGAGTATGGACCATACAAAACTCTCTACAATCGTTTTATCCGCTGGAGCCGATTGGGTGTCTTTAACAGGATTTTTGCGGAGCTTGTTGAGCAAAACGGCTCCACAACACGCTTGATGATTGATGCCACACATCTCAAGGCACACAGGACAGCAGCAAGTTTGCTGAAAAAAGGGGCCT TTTCCCGATGTATCGGACGCACAAAAGGCGGCCTGAATTCAAAACTCCACGCTGTCTGTAATGCCTTCGGTCAACCGTTGGCCTTCCATCTGTCCGGCGGTCAGGTGAGCGACTACAAAGGCGCTGCTGTCCTGCTTGATACTCTGCCGCAGGCCGGGGAGCTTCTGGCGGATAGAGGCTATGATGCCGACTGGTTTCGTCATGCCTTGTCCCGTAAAGGAATCACGCCGTGTATTCCCGGCAGACACAGCCGGAAAACTCCGGTGGCCTATGACAAGGAGGTTTATAAGCAGCGGCACAAGATAGAAATCATGTTCGGCCGACTCAAGGATTGGCGCAGAATAGCCATGCGTTATGACCGTTGTGCCCACACGTTCTTTTCGGCTATTTGTCTCGCTGCCATTGTCATCTTTTATATTTAA
- a CDS encoding FAD-binding protein encodes MKISPHPLGTLIETDVLVIGSGASGCGAALGAREQGLDVVLLDKGKLESSGCIGGGNDHYMAVLNEKGSKFDTAEDLVKFYAKPLNGWTPAMITNGWYNHMEHMLKRLEKCGVDFSKNSDGTYKRTQGFGQPGTWWVHIANGMTIKRVMARIVRDSGVHVLDRIMAMKILSDSGKACGALGWNVVTGEYVILRAKTVVSAQGRSATRGYNNSTHNPYNVWMYPYNTGAGVVLGYDAGAAVTELDTYQRATMEPKGYGCPGMNGINSSGAHEISAVGERFMFKYDPMGENGVRNNQIQGTYQEQLEGNGPPFYMDMRHVDPEIVHELQYILMPGDKATFGDWADCTGTDFQHKLLEVEIGELIFGGTIAVNDQFETTIPGLFCGSIFLYCSGAMCGGFEAGRQAALKASGMEQAGKIDEDLAAKMKSDIFAPLGNDQELTYQELEEAARNVMMYYMGFRRSMAGMERALEKITFLEDQIPQLHADSLRDLMRCHESCEVLKVCELAIKATMERKETGRCVYKITDYPKLNPDMAKPLLLIKGENGTEYHWGKAPLL; translated from the coding sequence ATGAAGATCTCCCCTCATCCGCTTGGCACGCTGATTGAAACAGACGTGCTCGTCATTGGCTCCGGCGCCTCCGGTTGCGGCGCGGCCCTCGGAGCTCGCGAGCAGGGCCTGGACGTCGTGCTGCTGGATAAAGGCAAGCTGGAAAGTTCCGGCTGTATCGGTGGCGGCAATGACCATTACATGGCCGTCCTGAACGAAAAAGGTTCCAAGTTCGACACCGCCGAAGACCTGGTGAAGTTCTATGCCAAGCCCCTCAACGGCTGGACGCCCGCCATGATCACCAACGGCTGGTACAACCACATGGAGCACATGCTCAAACGCCTTGAAAAGTGCGGCGTGGACTTCAGCAAGAACAGCGACGGCACCTACAAGCGCACTCAGGGCTTCGGCCAGCCCGGCACCTGGTGGGTTCACATCGCCAACGGCATGACCATCAAGCGCGTCATGGCCCGCATCGTGCGCGATTCCGGCGTACATGTGCTCGACCGCATCATGGCCATGAAGATCCTCTCCGACAGCGGCAAGGCCTGCGGCGCGCTCGGCTGGAACGTGGTGACCGGCGAATACGTCATCCTCCGTGCCAAGACCGTGGTTTCCGCCCAGGGCCGTTCCGCCACCCGCGGCTACAACAACTCCACGCACAATCCCTACAACGTGTGGATGTACCCCTACAACACCGGCGCAGGCGTAGTGCTCGGCTATGACGCCGGCGCGGCCGTTACCGAACTCGACACCTATCAGCGCGCCACCATGGAACCCAAGGGCTACGGCTGCCCCGGCATGAACGGCATCAACAGCTCCGGTGCTCATGAAATCAGCGCCGTGGGCGAACGCTTCATGTTCAAGTACGATCCCATGGGCGAAAACGGCGTACGCAACAACCAGATTCAGGGTACCTACCAGGAACAGCTCGAGGGCAATGGCCCGCCCTTCTACATGGACATGCGCCATGTCGACCCTGAAATCGTGCATGAACTGCAATACATCCTCATGCCCGGCGACAAGGCCACCTTCGGCGACTGGGCGGACTGCACCGGCACCGACTTCCAGCACAAGCTTCTGGAAGTGGAAATCGGCGAACTCATCTTCGGCGGTACCATCGCGGTGAACGACCAGTTCGAAACCACCATTCCCGGTCTGTTCTGCGGCAGCATCTTCCTGTATTGCTCCGGCGCCATGTGCGGCGGCTTCGAAGCCGGCCGTCAGGCTGCTCTCAAGGCTTCCGGCATGGAGCAGGCCGGCAAGATCGACGAAGACCTCGCCGCCAAGATGAAATCCGACATCTTCGCTCCCCTCGGCAACGACCAGGAACTGACCTATCAAGAACTGGAAGAAGCCGCCCGCAACGTCATGATGTACTATATGGGCTTCCGCCGCTCCATGGCCGGCATGGAACGCGCTCTGGAAAAGATCACCTTCCTGGAAGATCAGATTCCCCAGCTCCATGCAGACAGCCTGCGCGACCTCATGCGCTGCCATGAATCGTGCGAAGTGCTCAAGGTGTGCGAACTGGCCATCAAGGCCACCATGGAACGCAAGGAAACGGGCCGTTGCGTGTACAAGATCACCGACTACCCCAAGCTCAATCCCGACATGGCAAAGCCCCTGCTTCTCATCAAGGGCGAAAACGGCACCGAGTACCACTGGGGCAAGGCCCCTCTTCTGTAG
- a CDS encoding FAD-dependent oxidoreductase, whose product MPPRYSREITMPIVMGDSLKEQFRTSPCEHFCPAGNSIQKMQALVEKGEFDEALRYLRAKNPFPGVTGRVCPHFCQSNCNRAGYDACVNTRALERAVYDHSSLGTAQFKRRPSTGKSVGVIGGGPAGLTAAYFLALLGHDVTVYEANPVLGGMTRYGVPDFRLPRDVVDRELGWVLEAGVRARVNTQVGRDISFADVRAAHDAVIVATGTPRENSLPIPGAECAVKAVEFLRAASLGLRPEVGKRVVVMGGGGVGFDAAFVARRLGAEEVHVICLEKAGEMRAPEEDLIQAKEEGIQIHNSCTMSAIRTSDGKAAGVDYFEVKECRFDEKGHLTLVPVEGGEHSLDCDTVIFAVGMKTDLGFMAEANVELTPRNWIVVNRQQASSAEGIFAAGDVSAGPTSIAGAIGDGRRAAFGVHAWLTGEKSRVYVIGDDNTIVARDDLAGTKEPYVVPMEEIYGILQYEKTEPQKPACVNHMDFTENNAGYTAEQAMIEAARCMHCGHCKGCGTCVDDCPGYVLELKHLDNGSDRPEVAHGDECWHCANCRTSCPTGAIGFRFPLRMQV is encoded by the coding sequence ATGCCGCCTAGATATAGTCGTGAAATCACCATGCCCATCGTCATGGGCGACAGCCTCAAGGAGCAGTTCCGCACCTCGCCGTGCGAACACTTCTGCCCCGCGGGCAATTCCATCCAGAAGATGCAGGCTCTTGTGGAAAAGGGCGAATTCGACGAAGCCCTGCGCTACCTGCGCGCCAAGAATCCCTTCCCCGGCGTGACCGGCCGCGTCTGCCCCCACTTCTGCCAGTCCAACTGCAACCGTGCAGGCTACGATGCCTGTGTGAATACCCGTGCTCTGGAACGCGCCGTCTACGACCATTCCTCCCTCGGCACCGCGCAGTTCAAGCGCCGTCCCTCCACGGGCAAGAGCGTGGGCGTCATCGGCGGCGGTCCCGCCGGTCTGACGGCCGCCTACTTCCTGGCCCTTCTCGGCCACGACGTCACCGTGTATGAAGCCAACCCCGTTCTCGGCGGCATGACCCGCTACGGCGTGCCGGACTTCCGTCTGCCCCGCGACGTAGTGGACCGCGAACTCGGCTGGGTGCTTGAAGCCGGCGTGCGCGCCCGCGTCAACACCCAGGTCGGCCGCGACATCTCCTTTGCCGACGTGCGCGCCGCGCACGACGCCGTCATCGTGGCCACCGGGACTCCCAGGGAAAACAGCCTTCCCATCCCCGGTGCGGAATGCGCCGTGAAGGCCGTGGAATTTCTGCGTGCGGCCTCCCTCGGTCTGCGCCCCGAAGTGGGTAAGCGCGTGGTCGTCATGGGCGGCGGCGGTGTCGGCTTCGACGCCGCGTTCGTGGCCCGTCGCCTCGGCGCGGAAGAAGTGCATGTCATCTGCCTGGAAAAGGCCGGTGAAATGCGCGCTCCTGAAGAAGACCTCATTCAGGCGAAGGAAGAAGGCATCCAGATTCACAATTCCTGCACCATGTCCGCCATCCGTACCAGCGACGGCAAGGCCGCAGGCGTGGATTACTTCGAAGTGAAGGAATGCCGCTTCGACGAAAAGGGTCATCTGACCCTGGTTCCCGTGGAAGGCGGCGAACACAGCCTCGACTGCGATACCGTCATCTTCGCCGTGGGCATGAAGACCGACCTCGGCTTCATGGCTGAAGCGAATGTGGAACTCACCCCCCGCAACTGGATCGTGGTGAACAGGCAGCAGGCCAGCTCCGCCGAAGGCATCTTCGCCGCCGGCGACGTGTCCGCCGGTCCCACCTCCATTGCCGGAGCCATCGGCGACGGCCGCCGCGCCGCCTTCGGTGTTCATGCCTGGCTCACCGGTGAAAAATCCCGTGTCTACGTCATCGGCGACGACAACACCATCGTGGCCCGCGACGATCTGGCCGGTACCAAGGAACCCTATGTGGTTCCCATGGAAGAAATCTACGGCATTCTCCAGTACGAGAAGACCGAGCCGCAGAAGCCCGCCTGCGTCAACCACATGGACTTCACTGAAAACAACGCCGGTTACACCGCCGAACAGGCCATGATCGAAGCCGCCCGCTGCATGCACTGCGGTCACTGCAAGGGCTGCGGCACCTGCGTGGACGACTGCCCCGGCTATGTGCTGGAACTCAAGCATCTGGACAACGGCAGCGACAGACCTGAAGTCGCCCACGGCGACGAATGCTGGCACTGCGCCAACTGCCGTACCAGCTGCCCTACCGGCGCCATAGGCTTCCGCTTCCCCCTGCGTATGCAGGTGTGA
- a CDS encoding LysR family transcriptional regulator: MIEELSGDFFQQLRGFYYTAHTGSIRKAAQLMNRNPSTISWQIRQLEQQLNTVLFDRYMKRLRITPEGERLLSWTISTFELLRGMKSDISSPSGVLRGTISISSNLPFSARAVRIIAAFRRDHPEVHIKIRRALPYETVEDVVSSRVDFGLTGITREVPNCQLEELFTSQPLLIAREDNEFGLPERPTEEDLIRLPFISFLAENMEESGDPYFDTSLASLSQPLQTVLSVNNYHLMLRYVKQGMGVAVMDELCLMASKYGNLGEGLRSYPLDGILPPVHNGILLRHHKHLSPQAAALIARMREELKDGLAKIRELAR; encoded by the coding sequence GTGATAGAAGAATTGAGCGGAGATTTTTTTCAGCAGCTGAGGGGGTTTTACTACACGGCTCATACGGGCAGCATACGCAAGGCCGCCCAGCTCATGAACCGGAACCCTTCCACCATAAGCTGGCAGATCAGGCAGCTTGAGCAGCAGCTCAATACGGTACTGTTCGACAGGTACATGAAAAGGCTGCGGATTACGCCGGAAGGGGAGAGGCTGCTTTCCTGGACGATTTCCACCTTCGAGCTTCTTCGCGGCATGAAGTCCGACATCAGTTCGCCTTCCGGGGTGCTGCGCGGAACAATCAGCATTTCCAGTAATCTTCCCTTCTCGGCACGGGCGGTTCGCATCATCGCGGCGTTCCGCAGGGATCATCCCGAGGTACATATAAAGATACGCCGTGCGCTTCCTTATGAAACCGTGGAGGATGTGGTCAGCTCCCGTGTGGATTTCGGTCTTACCGGCATTACCCGCGAAGTGCCGAACTGCCAGCTTGAGGAACTTTTTACATCTCAGCCTCTGCTCATTGCGAGGGAGGACAACGAGTTCGGTCTGCCCGAAAGGCCCACGGAAGAGGATCTGATACGCCTGCCGTTCATTTCCTTTCTGGCGGAGAACATGGAGGAGAGCGGCGACCCGTACTTCGATACGTCCCTGGCGTCACTTTCCCAGCCTCTGCAGACGGTGCTGAGCGTGAACAACTATCACCTCATGCTCCGCTATGTGAAACAGGGCATGGGCGTGGCCGTCATGGACGAGCTGTGCCTCATGGCCAGCAAATACGGCAACCTCGGCGAAGGGCTGCGCTCCTATCCTCTGGACGGCATCCTGCCTCCGGTGCACAACGGCATTCTGCTCAGACATCATAAGCATCTCAGCCCGCAGGCAGCGGCGCTTATTGCCAGAATGCGCGAGGAACTCAAGGACGGACTTGCCAAAATCCGCGAGCTGGCCCGATAG
- a CDS encoding TAXI family TRAP transporter solute-binding subunit translates to MARLSLKSLAACVLALGISAPAHAATVEIQAGIFGGTLYQMSYALTEILKIHAPEITASAVETNGTGMGIIKASQAPERRIVAGTLVPVMEARAGVAPYKKAFTGLKLIGNMSENIQTLITFDPSIKTIEDLKGKRVGLGPKPTVLGHNHASIVMAACSDPKSIDFEYMNWGSMRDAMLDGSIDAMILGVSSRQTPPWVPVAVYGELIASRGNPHYIDIPAEAVKKASENDKIAYECKSVPAGAIGDNVPAKEIPSWRDLLGIYAFDELDEQTAYTIAKVLYEHCDEMATYSAAAKGVWPELIVPTVPDDMIHPGALRFYKEKGLR, encoded by the coding sequence ATGGCTCGACTCTCTCTCAAATCTCTGGCGGCATGCGTACTGGCCCTCGGCATTTCCGCTCCCGCTCACGCGGCAACCGTGGAAATTCAGGCCGGCATATTCGGCGGAACACTCTATCAGATGAGCTACGCCCTTACGGAAATCCTCAAGATCCACGCCCCCGAAATCACGGCCAGCGCCGTGGAAACCAACGGTACGGGCATGGGCATCATCAAGGCTTCACAGGCTCCCGAACGGCGCATCGTTGCGGGTACTCTGGTTCCCGTCATGGAAGCCCGCGCCGGCGTCGCCCCCTACAAGAAGGCCTTCACCGGCTTGAAGCTCATCGGCAACATGAGCGAAAACATCCAGACTCTCATTACCTTCGATCCCAGCATCAAAACCATCGAAGACCTCAAAGGCAAACGGGTCGGCCTCGGCCCCAAGCCCACGGTACTCGGTCACAACCATGCGTCCATCGTGATGGCCGCCTGCTCCGATCCCAAGTCCATCGACTTTGAATACATGAACTGGGGCAGTATGCGCGACGCCATGCTCGACGGCTCCATCGATGCCATGATTCTCGGCGTGAGCTCCCGTCAGACTCCGCCCTGGGTTCCCGTCGCCGTCTATGGCGAACTCATCGCCTCCCGCGGCAATCCCCACTACATCGACATTCCCGCGGAAGCTGTGAAGAAGGCTTCTGAAAACGACAAGATCGCCTACGAATGCAAGAGCGTGCCCGCCGGTGCCATCGGCGATAACGTACCGGCGAAGGAAATCCCCAGCTGGCGCGACCTGCTCGGCATCTATGCCTTCGACGAGCTGGATGAGCAGACCGCCTATACCATCGCCAAGGTACTCTATGAACACTGCGATGAGATGGCCACCTACTCCGCCGCGGCCAAGGGTGTCTGGCCCGAACTCATCGTTCCTACCGTGCCCGACGACATGATCCATCCCGGCGCGCTGCGCTTCTACAAGGAAAAAGGCCTGCGCTGA